In Psychromonas sp. psych-6C06, the genomic window CGCCACCTGGAATATGTTAAAGCTGCGAAAGCACTCGGCGTAAAAGACAGCAAAATAATGTTCAAACATATTCTCCCTAATGCCATGATAGCCACACTCACTTTTATGCCATATCTATTTACAGGGGCGTTGACTACGTTAACCTCATTAGACTTTTTAGGTTTTGGCTTACCGCTTGGCTCTGCCTCACTTGGTGAGATGGTTGCGCAGGGTAAAGATAACTTACATGCTCCGTGGATTGCCTTTACTGCATTTATCTCATTATCGACTATTTTAGTGTTACTTGTTTTTATTGGTGAAGCAACACGTGATGCATTTGACCCAAGGAAAACAGCATGAGTATGAGCCCGTTATTATCGGTTGATAATTTAAGTGTGAGTTTTGCTGATAAGCAGATTGTAAAAAATATCAGTTTTCAGCTCGATCGCGGTAAAACGCTCGCTATTGTAGGTGAGAGTGGTGCAGGTAAGTCGTTACTCGCTCAGTCTATTCTACAATTATTACCCTATCCGCATGCTCATCATCCTACGGGAGAGATAACACTATGTGGTGAACCCCTTGTTGGCAAAGGTGATCGTGTTTTAGAGGCAATTCGGGGTAACAAAGTAGGCATGATCTTTCAAGAGCCAATGACCTCACTAAACCCTCTTCACACAGTTCAGAAGCAGATAGCAGAGACTTTACTTATTCATAAAGGCTTAGCGGGTAAACAGGCTGTTGAGCGTACACTAGAGTTATTAACTTTGGTTGGTATCGATGACCCACAAAGTCGCTTAAATGCTTATCCTCATGAGTTGTCGGGCGGACAACGACAACGTGTCATGATTGCAATGGCATTGGCTAACGAACCAGAGCTATTGATTGCTGATGAACCTACTACGGCACTTGATGTCACCATTCAGAAGCAGATATTAGCCTTGTTAAAGTCGTTACAGGAAAGTTTAAACATGGGGATCTTATTGATAACCCACGACTTACATATTGTTAAAAGTATTGCCGATGATGTCCTTGTTATGCGCCACGGGGAAGTTGTTGAACTACAAGCTAAGCAAGCGCTTTTTGACTCGCCTAAAGAGGCTTATACGCAACTGTTATTAGATGCTATTCCGCGTGGAGAGATGCCTGCTCTTGCAGAGTCTGAAATGTTATTGAGTGCAGACAATATTTGTGTTTCCTTTCCACTTAAAAAGAACTTTTGGGGGAAAGTCACGCATACTTTAGATGCTGTAAAAGGAGTGAGCTTACAAATCCATAAAGGTGAAACGGTTGCCATTGTTGGCGAAAGTGGATCGGGAAAAAGTACGTTAGCACAAGCGATTTTACAGCTGGGTAAAAGCCGTGGCAAAGTGGTTTTTTTAGGCGAGCAAATAGATAACATCGATCATCAAGCGCTACAAAGATTACGTGCTAAATTACAGATCGTATTTCAAGATCCTTTTGCCAGTTTAAGTCCGCGACTATGTGTTGGTGATATTATTGCCGAAGGGTTAGAGGTACATCAGCCCAGCTTAAGTACGCAACAGGTAGAGGATAAAGTCCGTGCGGTATTGTTGCGAGTCGGTTTAGACGAGCAAAGTATGTCACGTTATCCGCACCAATTTTCCGGCGGGCAAAGGCAGCGAATATCTATTGCGCGCGCACTGATTTTAAATCCGGAACTTATTGTTTTGGATGAACCAACTTCTGCATTAGATCGTAGTATTCAAAAACAAATATTAGCGTTGTTAATCTCATTGCAGCAAGAACTTGCATTGAGTTATCTGTTTATCAGTCATGATCTTTCTGTTGTTAAGGCTATCAGTCATCGAGTATTAGTGATGAAGTCTGGAGAGGTAATTGAACAGGGAACGACAAATGAGATCTTTAATGCAGCAAAAGAGCATTATACTCAAATACTATTATCTTCTGCGCTACCATAGTGTATTATTTTTTATTTATATTTTACTTTTAAGTGGGGTTTATGTTTAGAATTTTATTA contains:
- a CDS encoding dipeptide ABC transporter ATP-binding protein, which produces MSMSPLLSVDNLSVSFADKQIVKNISFQLDRGKTLAIVGESGAGKSLLAQSILQLLPYPHAHHPTGEITLCGEPLVGKGDRVLEAIRGNKVGMIFQEPMTSLNPLHTVQKQIAETLLIHKGLAGKQAVERTLELLTLVGIDDPQSRLNAYPHELSGGQRQRVMIAMALANEPELLIADEPTTALDVTIQKQILALLKSLQESLNMGILLITHDLHIVKSIADDVLVMRHGEVVELQAKQALFDSPKEAYTQLLLDAIPRGEMPALAESEMLLSADNICVSFPLKKNFWGKVTHTLDAVKGVSLQIHKGETVAIVGESGSGKSTLAQAILQLGKSRGKVVFLGEQIDNIDHQALQRLRAKLQIVFQDPFASLSPRLCVGDIIAEGLEVHQPSLSTQQVEDKVRAVLLRVGLDEQSMSRYPHQFSGGQRQRISIARALILNPELIVLDEPTSALDRSIQKQILALLISLQQELALSYLFISHDLSVVKAISHRVLVMKSGEVIEQGTTNEIFNAAKEHYTQILLSSALP